DNA sequence from the Pedobacter sp. W3I1 genome:
AGATTGAATTTCGATTTTTTTACCATCGGGGCTCATGGTAGGATGCGGATGATCTGCTGCTGTTTGCTTATGTCCTGCCGAAAGCAATTTCATTTCATGTGTTTTCCTGTTAATGAGATAAATGCTTCTCGAAAAATCGTCGCCAACTGCCCACTTGCCATCTGGCGAACCGCTTACATGCCAAAGCCCGCTACCCGTTGGCGTTTGCCCTTCAATTCTCATTTCCCTTGTTCTTAAATTTACAATGGCCAGCCCGGTAGGCTTTTCACGTGTACCCGATGGTCCCCAGGCATTTTCTTGTCCGGGATTAGCACCATTTACCCCAGTTTGCGGCGCAGATACCGCACTTGTTCTGGGTATAGGCCTGTGCCCCATAATGGCCATGGCTACCTCATCTCGCGAAATTACGGCTTCGTGGGTAACCCATTCATAATCGGCCTCCGGATATAACGGCCGTAATCCTGTTCCATCAGCCAATACGGTCCAGGTTCGTTGTGGCGATTTCCCTCCGGTTTCCCAGCAAAAAATAATTTCGCCGGCAAGCCAGGGATTGGTTTGTATATGTCCTATCTGAAAAGGAACGGAAACTACATATTTAATTTCGCCGGTGTGGATATTCATCCCTGCAATACCCGAAGGGCCAGCGCCCATTTTCCGTGGCCCAAAGTTTGGTTCGAGTTTAGTTCCTGCCGCAAGATGTTTAGCCGCTTCTGCCTTACCTACCCTGAAATAAGCCCAGTTTTCGTCACCATCAAGTGCCATATCGCCACCTGCACCAATTTCTTCGGGTGTAGTTCCACAAATGCGTTCATAAGCCGATACGGGTTTCATTTTTCCAGATTTACTATCTGCAAACACCTTAGCCAGATCTACCTCTATAATTTTCACTACGCGTTTGCCCGAATCAATATTCCGCATAAAATAGAGCTTCATCGATTTTCTGGCTACGTTCAACATCCCGGTGTATCCACCTTCGGTAACCTGAATAAGATCTCCCGTTTGCTCATTTACTGCCATTGCCTCTCCTTTAACCCTTCCCGACCGGAAGATGAGCCATTGCCCATCAGCAGTCCACTGGTTATGCGTTTGATAAATCTTCGAATCTCCGGCAGGCGTAGTGGTTAGAAAAGTAAGCACAACACCTGTAACGGGATCTTTGAGCACTTTTCTTTCTGAAGGAAAACGTTTACCTATCTGTGCGTAACCAGGGTGATGATTAAACACAAGCATGCAGGTAAAAACGGCAAAAAGAAATGAACAGGATATATATTTCATCGTTATTTTGATTAAAAGTAGTGTTGTTATTTATACATCTGTACTGAACTATCGTTTATTACGAAGGGGTGTTGTTGTAATAACCGATAAGTTTCTGCTCCCGCCAAAAGCACCGGGCCATAACTATGCGCAGCAAAAACATTTACAGGTCTATAATAGTAAAACGCAGGATCGAAACCCATCCCTGTACCTACGCATGTACCTTCTACCTGACCGTTTGCGTTTATTTTAGTGCTTACGGCATTCCAGGCCAATAGCGCCATAGGGCCGTAAGCTTTGGCATCAAGCCAGCCTTTGTTTACTGCACGGGCAATGCAATAGCTATAAATAGCGGTAGCTGAGGTTTCTAAATAAGAATCGTTACGATCTAAAAGCTGATGCCAAAAACCTGTTCCATCCTGCAAAGCTGCCAGGCCTTTTACATGTGCTTTTAACATTTTCAATAGGTAAGGTCTATCGGGATGGTTTACAGGCAAGGCATCCAGCAGTTCTATCTTGGTCATAAGTGCCCAGCCGTTGGCCCTCGCCCAATGAAACTGGGGATGAGGGTCCATATCCTGAACCCAACCGTGCATATACAAACCTTTTTCCGGGTTAAACATCCGTTCGGCAAATAACCTGTATTGTTTCACTGCTTCGTCAAAATATTTAGCCTCTCCGGTTAACACACCCATTTGGGCAATGGCCGGGAGGCTCATATAAAGATCATCAAGCCATAGTGTATTGGGATGTGGCCTGTTCCTGGCCAGTGTACCGTCTTTCAAACGGAACTCTTTGGTCATGATGTAATTTAAATAATGATCTATAACCGGTCGGAGATCGGCTTTCACTTCTCCTGTTCGTTGGGTCTTAATCATTGCAGCCGCAATAGAACCCGCATCGTCTAATGCATGCGGATCTATGACCGAACGAATAGGTGTTACCGCTCCTTTAT
Encoded proteins:
- a CDS encoding glycoside hydrolase family 105 protein, giving the protein MFVFTNLIKTSGSKILFLCSAMCAGVPVFAQYVEHKGNDVTSPLHLLKPAYVTPYGETKMADIKVSLDRVFNYLDKTTPFELIDKVSGKVVSDLRKADSTSIFKPGDYRLTSYEWGVTYTGMLEVATATGDQKFKEYTVKRVNFLAAVVSAYQKYLKTNKGAVTPIRSVIDPHALDDAGSIAAAMIKTQRTGEVKADLRPVIDHYLNYIMTKEFRLKDGTLARNRPHPNTLWLDDLYMSLPAIAQMGVLTGEAKYFDEAVKQYRLFAERMFNPEKGLYMHGWVQDMDPHPQFHWARANGWALMTKIELLDALPVNHPDRPYLLKMLKAHVKGLAALQDGTGFWHQLLDRNDSYLETSATAIYSYCIARAVNKGWLDAKAYGPMALLAWNAVSTKINANGQVEGTCVGTGMGFDPAFYYYRPVNVFAAHSYGPVLLAGAETYRLLQQHPFVINDSSVQMYK